The following nucleotide sequence is from Pochonia chlamydosporia 170 chromosome 4, whole genome shotgun sequence.
TGAAAATATTCCTCCTGCTGCTTGGTTAGCCGCTTTGACCTTTTCACGCTATGGAAAACCGGAACAGCTGGAAGTGCTGaaacttctccttgatgaTCCTAATGCCAGGCCAGATTACAGAGGCGACAATGGTGACACATTTCTAATTTGGACAGCCAGAACTGGCTTACTGGACGTCGTCAAGATAATTATCAAGTCTGGAAAGTTCGACATCGGCGCAGCTAACCATGCTGGAGCAACTGCCTTCTCATGCGCAGCTGGCTCCTCGTTGCAGGTTATGAAGTGTCTCTATCAGACGGGCGAAATAGACATCAACAAGCCAGAAACCGGCTTTAGCCCCATCAGGGTCGCGATTCGGTCAAACTATCGTTGGTCTGTAGAATGGCTTCTCTCCTTGGACGGCTTGGATGTCGAAGCACGAGACCGCTCCGGGTACACCTTGCTGGAACATGCAGTGTGCAACGATCTTCCCGACATGGTGGACGCACTATTGACCTCGCCCAAAATTGACCCAAATACAAAAAATAAGCACGGCGAGACGCCGCTACATCGGGCAGCGATTCAAGGCAACGACAAGCTGGTCAAAAGGCTTGTGGATTCGCCAAAGGTGGATGTCAATGCTGGCGACAAGCGTGGCCGGACTGCGATCTCCTGGGCCGTGGAGATGGGATTCAACGCTGTCACGATGGCCATTCTCACGTCGGGTAGGGCAGACATACTGAAGGCTGATCTGGATGGGGTAACGCCCTTGGCGCTGGCTAAGCGCAACAGGAGCTCAGTCTGCGTTCAATTGATGTGGAATTCGGGCCTGCTGGATTTCAAGTTGGAGCAAGATGGATCGACTGAAGCGCGGCGGCCGTTGGATCACAGGGCACAAGAGTATATCGACAAGTATTTGACGGAAGATCGGCTTCAATGGGCGGGGCAGGATGATTGAACCACGGGATCAAGTTGCTCAAGGCTCCCAGTTGTTTGAAAGGACGGCCGCGAGCTCGAAAGTGTGACGGCCCGTTTCACCAGGTATCGAAAAGACTAAGTTGGACCGGCAGAGCTGTAGGGCATGATCCGCCATTTCCAGCTCTGGTCTTGGGGGACATTTCACCCATGCGGTTTAAGCAATTTATTACTGGTATATTCCATTCTGATAATGCTTCGCAAGAGGTACAAAATGATGAAACGCCTACCACTTTATAGCTCTGCAGCCACAGCAATGTGCTCATAAGTCAT
It contains:
- a CDS encoding ankyrin repeats (3 copies) domain-containing protein, encoding MLTNFPAELLDAIIAHLPADRHVNSLAQTSRHLYLAVNPSLYRRKPYALSWAAENGRITTAQLALNGCPDLDLDEAASNTGESILSLAAKNGHKHMVEWLLAKNIIHVNHRDEATGRTALIHAIGEGHIDIIKTLLAHPYIDVNLQATGFPYSPFGLAVEIGNEHVVKLLLQVPNIEVDVRDGAGNTPLMHAADAGAVSIVKLLLDTGKVEDGSDDFENIPPAAWLAALTFSRYGKPEQLEVLKLLLDDPNARPDYRGDNGDTFLIWTARTGLLDVVKIIIKSGKFDIGAANHAGATAFSCAAGSSLQVMKCLYQTGEIDINKPETGFSPIRVAIRSNYRWSVEWLLSLDGLDVEARDRSGYTLLEHAVCNDLPDMVDALLTSPKIDPNTKNKHGETPLHRAAIQGNDKLVKRLVDSPKVDVNAGDKRGRTAISWAVEMGFNAVTMAILTSGRADILKADLDGVTPLALAKRNRSSVCVQLMWNSGLLDFKLEQDGSTEARRPLDHRAQEYIDKYLTEDRLQWAGQDD